One Oncorhynchus keta strain PuntledgeMale-10-30-2019 chromosome 11, Oket_V2, whole genome shotgun sequence DNA window includes the following coding sequences:
- the LOC118390525 gene encoding ras-related protein Rab-39B: MEAIWLYQFRLIVIGDSTVGKSCLIRRFTEGRFAQVSDPTVGVDFFSRLVEIEPGKRIKLQIWDTAGQERFRSITRAYYRNSVGGLLLFDITNRRSFQNVHEWLEEARSHVQPHSIVFLLVGHKCDLESQRQVSQQEAEKLAGAYGMRYVETSARDAINVEKAFTELTQDIFELVKSGDINIQEGWEGVKSGFVPNVVHSSEEVTKSDRRCLC; the protein is encoded by the exons ATGGAAGCAATATGGCTGTACCAGTTTCGACTCATCGTCATTGGAGACTCGACAGTAGGAAAGTCGTGCCTGATCCGGCGATTCACCGAGGGACGCTTTGCGCAGGTGTCCGACCCCACAGTCGGTGTAGACTTCTTCTCAAGGCTAGTGGAGATAGAGCCAGGGAAACGCATTAAACTTCAAATCTGGGACACTGCTGGACAAGAGCGATTCAG GTCTATTACCAGGGCCTACTACCGCAACTCTGTTGGTGGGCTACTGCTGTTTGACATCACCAACCGTCGCTCCTTCCAGAATGTGCATGAGTGGCTGGAGGAGGCCCGCAGTCATGTCCAACCTCACAGTATCGTCTTCCTGTTGGTGGGTCACAAGTGTGACCTGGAGTCCCAGAGGCAGGTGAGCCAGCAGGAGGCTGAGAAGCTGGCAGGTGCCTATGGCATGCGCTATGTGGAGACATCGGCTCGCGACGCCATCAACGTGGAAAAGGCCTTCACTGAGCTAACGCAGGACATCTTTGAGCTCGTGAAGAGCGGTGACATCAACATCCAGGAGGGTTGGGAGGGGGTGAAGAGTGGCTTTGTGCCAAATGTGGTGCACTCCTCAGAAGAGGTCACCAAGAGTGACCGCCGGTGCCTCTGCTGA
- the LOC118390526 gene encoding ras-related protein Rab-38-like, which translates to MPHEHLFKVLVIGDLGVGKTSIIKRYVHQIFSQHYRATIGVDFALKVLHWDSDKVIRLQLWDIAGQERYGNMTRVYYREAVGALVVFDVTRASTFDAVLKWKDDLDSKVTLSHGKPVPAVLLANKSDQVCSQQPRLDTFCRENGFVGWFETSAKESTNIEAATRCLVEHILANEESTVLDSDPDVQVLPGFNSSVKERVRCGSCNKF; encoded by the exons ATGCCGCATGAGCATTTGTTCAAAGTTCTCGTTATAGGCGACCTTGGGGTCGGGAAAACGTCAATCATCAAGCGTTATGTCCATCAGATCTTTTCTCAACATTATCGCGCAACTATTGGTGTCGATTTTGCGCTCAAAGTTCTGCACTGGGACAGTGACAAAGTTATACGACTACAGCTTTGGGATATTGCCG GACAAGAACGCTATGGAAATATGACTCGTGTGTATTATCGGGAGGCCGTGGGAGCTCTGGTGGTGTTCGACGTGACCCGCGCCTCCACATTTGATGCCGTGCTCAAGTGGAAGGACGATCTGGACTCTAAGGTCACCCTGAGTCATGGCAAACCTGTCCCGGCTGTGCTGCTGGCCAACAAGTCCGATCAAGTCTGCTCCCAGCAGCCCAGACTGGACACATTCTGCCGGGAAAATGGATTTGTGGGATGGTTTGAGACCTCAGCCAAG GAGAGCACCAACATTGAAGCGGCAACGAGATGTCTGGTTGAACATATCCTGGCCAATGAAGAGAGTACAGTCTTGGATTCAGACCCAGATGTGCAGGTTCTGCCTGGGTTCAACAGCAGTGTTAAAGAAAGAGTTCGCTGTGGATCATGTAACAAATTCTGA